Proteins encoded in a region of the Pangasianodon hypophthalmus isolate fPanHyp1 chromosome 21, fPanHyp1.pri, whole genome shotgun sequence genome:
- the trnau1apb gene encoding tRNA selenocysteine 1-associated protein 1-like → MFNRMTSLWMGDLDPYMDENFIKQAFSTMGETAYGVKIITHRVTGGSAGYCFVELADEASVDRCVQRLNGKLVPGSNPPRKFKLNYATYGKRPEPGPEFSVFVGDLTSEVDDYQLHQFFLKKYPSCKGAKVVTDPYGNSKGYGFVKFGDESEQKKALEEFQNATGLGGKAIRISIAVNKSNKSNSYHNQSHNYNSNYQQQYYQQPYNNYYQHWGYDQYSSYNYGYNPYAMPPPVPHGMMGPPPPMGMPPMPPDMQTTTEQSQDATEEVEEENEEPNPPVDVESLNKQYMERSEELYESLMNCYWQPLDCITSEIS, encoded by the exons ATGTTTAACAGAATGACAAGTCTGTGGATGGGCGAT TTAGACCCATACATGGATGAAAATTTCATCAAGCAGGCTTTCAGCACTATGGGGGAGACGGCCTACGGGGTTAAAATTATAACACATCGGGTAACAGG AGGCTCTGCGGGATATTGTTTTGTGGAATTGGCAGATGAAGCCAGTGTTGACCGGTGTGTCCAGAGGCTCAATGGCAAGCTCGTTCCAGGATCAAATCCT cCCAGAAAGTTCAAGCTGAACTATGCAACATATGGGAAAAGGCCTGAGCCTGG GCCTGAATTTTCTGTCTTTGTTGGAGACCTGACATCAGAAGTTGATGATTATCAGCTACATCAGTTCTTTCTGAAAAAATACCCTTCATGCAAAGGAGCCAAAGTTGTCACTGATCCCTACGGAAATTCTAA GGGCTACGGGTTTGTGAAGTTTGGTGATGAAAGCGAGCAGAAGAAAGCCCTGGAGGAGTTTCAGAATGCTACAGGTCTGGGGGGCAAAGCCATCAGAATCAGTATCGCAGTCAACAAAag CAACAAATCAAACAGCTACCACAACCAGAGTCACAACTATAATAGCAATTACCAGCAGCAGTACTATCAGCAGCCCTACAACAATTACTACCAACACTGGGGTTATGATCAGTATAGCAGCTACAACTACGGCTATAATCCGTATGCAATGCCCCCTCCTGTTCCTCATGGGATGATGGGACCCCCTCCGCCAATGGGAATGCCCCCCATGCCCCCTGACATGCAGACAACCACAGAG CAGTCCCAAGATGCCACTGAAGAGGTTGAGGAGGAGAATGAAG AGCCAAACCCCCCAGTGGACGTGGAGTCACTGAACAAGCAGTACATGGAGCGCAGTGAGGAGCTCTATGAGTCACTCATGAATTGCTACTGGCAGCCTTTGGATTGCATCACATCAGAAATCTCATAA
- the cdyl gene encoding chromodomain Y-like protein: MMATEELYEVERIVGKRKNKKGKMEYLVRWRGYTFEGDTWEPEANLTSCVEFINEFNRQHSERPGDAPCVRSTRRSPSTAVGYASINNARKQMNRPQPHNSSATPTSALSTPSTSVTKQLQPPQNALENRDMDAKADTQQQPFLSTPTASTLRCSMDLVKSGIKILVPKSPMNSRADSEQSPSEAAHSLEQGGEEPDSVPPEVAVQEKSAGHVLVPGQERARMGTRPRTQAALPPPQVPITPAAVRTLNGKGASTLMEASSASGSASVQNGTAGVAAGSGVTSSIGKRRPEERSAIDKRLRFSVRQTESAYRYRDIVVKKQDGFTHILFSTKTSENNSLNPDVMKEVQSAMATASADDSKLVLLSAVGSVFCFGLDFIYLIRRLTDDRKRESIKMAETIRAFVNTFIQFKKPIIAAVNGPAVGLGASILPLCDVIWANEKAWFQTPYAIFGQTPDACSSVTFPHIMGVASANEMLLSGRKLTAQEACAKGLVSQVLWPGTFAQEVMARIRELVSCNSVVLRESKALVRNVNRAALEQANERECEALKRVWGSPQGMDSILKYLQKMNDF; encoded by the exons ATGATGGCCACAGAGGAGCTGTATGAG GTTGAGAGAATTGTTGGTAAACGTAAAAACAAGAAAGGGAAAATGGAGTATTTGGTTCGCTGGAGGGGCTATACTTTTGAAGGAGACACTTGGGAGCCTGAAGCTAATCTAACCAGCTGCGTGGAGTTTATAAATGAGTTTAATCGTCAACACAGTGAGAGGCCAGGAGACGCTCCCTGTGTGCGCTCTACACGCAGGTCTCCCAGCACGGCTGTGGGTTACGCCTCCATCAACAACGCACGCAAGCAGATGAACAGGCCTCAGCCACATAACAGCAGTGCAACTCCTACATCTGCTCTGAGCACGCCTTCCACCAGTGTTACAAAACAACTGCAGCCACCACAGAATGCACTGGAGAACAGGGACATGGATGCTAAAGCGGACACACAACAGCAGCCTTTTTTATCCACGCCTACTGCCAGCACTTTACGCTGTAGTATGGACCTGGTGAAGTCTGGAATCAAAATCTTAGTGCCAAAAAGCCCAATGAACAGCCGAGCTGACTCGGAGCAGTCTCCCAGTGAGGCAGCACACAGTCTGGAACAGGGCGGAGAGGAGCCCGACTCCGTCCCCCCTGAAGTGGCCGTGCAGGAGAAGTCTGCCGGACATGTCCTTGTGCCTGGCCAGGAGCGGGCACGCATGGGCACACGGCCCAGGACACAGGCAGCTCTGCCTCCGCCTCAAGTTCCTATCACACCTGCTGCTGTACGCACACTGAACGGGAAAG GTGCATCAACACTTATGGAGGCCTCGTCAGCCAGTGGGTCAGCCAGTGTACAGAATGGCACAGCAGGAGTGGCAGCTGGCTCAGGTGTAACAAGTTCAATAGGCAAACGGAGGCCTGAGGAACGCTCTGCCATCGACAAACGCCTGCGCTTCAGCGTTCGTCAGACGGAGAGTGCTTATCGTTATAGAGACATTGTTGTGAAGAAGCAGGATGGCTTCACACACATTCTGTTTTCTACCAAGACGTCTGAGAACAACTCACTAAATCCTGAT GTGATGAAGGAGGTTCAGAGCGCCATGGCCACAGCATCAGCTGATGACAGCAAGTTGGTCTTACTGAGTGCAGTTGGAAGCGTGTTCTGTTTTGGCTTGGACTTCATCTACTTAATCAGACGACTTACAGATGACCGCAAAAGAGAAAGCATCAAAATGGCAGAAACGATTAG GGCATTTGTGAACACATTTATCCAGTTCAAGAAGCCAATTATTGCTGCTGTAAATGGACCTGCTGTTGGGCTTGGAGCCTCCATCTTGCCCCTTTGTGATGTAATCTGGGCCAATGAGAAGGCCTGGTTTCAAACCCCTTATGCCATCTTTGGCCAGACACCAGATGCGTGCTCCTCTGTAACGTTCCCACACATAATGGGGGTTGCTTCG GCTAATGAGATGTTGCTGAGTGGGAGAAAGCTGACGGCCCAGGAGGCGTGTGCCAAAGGCTTGGTCTCCCAGGTGCTCTGGCCAGGGACCTTCGCTCAGGAGGTCATGGCTCGCATTAGAGAGCTAGTCTCTTGTAATTCAGTT GTCCTGCGGGAGTCCAAAGCGCTGGTGCGGAACGTTAATCGAGCCGCCCTGGAGCAGGCCAACGAGAGGGAGTGTGAGGCACTAAAGAGGGTGTGGGGCTCCCCACAGGGCATGGACTCCATACTGAAATACCTGCAGAAGATGAATGACTTCTGA